A region from the Lolium perenne isolate Kyuss_39 chromosome 4, Kyuss_2.0, whole genome shotgun sequence genome encodes:
- the LOC127296805 gene encoding uncharacterized protein yields the protein MSFISAIEPLNGGNYGSWREKVEMGLALLDLDLALIEACPIEPKDPVRGDKESEDDFNKRVLDHGPKRMKYDLDRAKWDSSNRKCLMVIKSSILEAIRGAIPQCDTASEYLKKVESQFTGSSKAYASTLIRKLVTTKYTGGGVRDHIFRMSHMSSKLKSMEMELPEQFVIHLIFASLPKEFETFAVNYNAQPEKWAIEKMIAMCVQEEERIKGQSGDSVNYLSPTKKRNFQSFQSSKPQGKPQWNPPLPKPHGKAQDHQPHEEVAKDTCKWCKEKGHYQKDCVAFLKHLCKKGIPYETDPAKRRKMH from the exons ATGAGTTTTATCTCGGCTATTGAGCCCCTCAATGGAGGGAACTATGGCTCGTGGCGAGAGAAGGTTGAGATGGGGCTTGCTTTGCTTGACCTCGACTTGGCACTGATAGAGGCTTGTCCCATAGAACCTAAGGACCCCGTAAGGGGCGACAAAGAAAGTGAAGATGACTTCAACAAAAGGGTCCTtgaccatggaccaaaaagaatGAAGTACGATCTTGATCGTGCTAAGTGGGACTCGTCCAACAGAAAGTGCTTGATGGTGATCAAGAGCTCCATTTTGGAGGCTATAAGGGGAGCAATCCCACAGTGTGACACCGCCAGTGAGTACCTgaaaaaggtagagagtcagtttACTGGGTCTTCCAAGGCCTATGCTAGCACTCTCATAAGAAAGCTTGTCACTACTAAGTACACTGGTGGTGGAGTAAGGGATCACATATTCAGGATGAGCCATATGTCTTCCAAGCTCAAGTCTATGGAGATGGAGCTTCCAGAACAGTTCGTCATCCATCTGATCTTTGCCTCACTCCCAAAAGAATTTGAGACTTTTGCTGTGAACTACAATGCACAGCCAGAAAAGTGGGCCATTGAGAAGATGATTGCCATGTGTGTGCAAGAAGAAGAGAGGATCAAGGGGCAATCTGGTGATTCTGTCAATTACCTAAGCCCAACCAAGAAGAGGAACTTTCAGAGTTTTCAGAGTTCCAAGCCACAAGGGAAACCTCAGTGGAATCCTCCTCTGCCTAAGCCGCATGGCAAGGCTCAAGATCACCAGCCGCATGAAGAGGTGGCCAAGGACACTTGCAAGTGGTGCAAGGAAAAGGGCCACTACCAGAAAGACTGTGTGGCATTCCTGAAACATCTGTGCAAGAAAG GGATTCCGTATGAGACAGACCCTGCAAAGAGGAGAAAGATGCATTAA
- the LOC127296806 gene encoding uncharacterized protein: MKIHPSTTPGGAKKDLRRLPHVYSKVLELPLPADADVAAFEGPGAFHFVASCGSTGEVRARAVRINPGVVKVVVVQAGTGDGEDGVDGGSGMELDRWRSRLPEASCPALAVAGYVDGQLVVTVPKASGGDGSDGAWRCCNGGGEISPSLVAVQ, from the coding sequence ATGAAGATCCACCCGTCGACGACGCCCGGCGGCGCCAAGAAGGATCTGCGGCGGCTGCCGCACGTGTACAGCAAGGTGCTCGAGCTGCCGCTCCCGGCGGACGCTGACGTCGCGGCGTTCGAAGGCCCTGGCGCGTTCCACTTCGTCGCGTCCTGCGGCAGCACCGGCGAGGTGAGGGCGCGCGCCGTGAGAATCAATCCCGGTGTCGtgaaggtggtggtggtgcaggCTGGGACTGGAGACGGCGAGGATGGTGTTGACGGGGGCAGCGGCATGGAGCTTGACCGGTGGAGGTCCCGTCTGCCTGAGGCGAGCTGCCCGGCACTGGCGGTGGCCGGGTACGTCGACGGGCAGCTCGTTGTGACGGTGCCGAAGGCAAGCGGAGGCGACGGGAGTGACGGGGCTTGGAGGTGCTGCAATGGAGGAGGGGAGATTAGCCCAAGTCTTGTGGCTGTACAGTAG